Proteins encoded together in one Polaribacter reichenbachii window:
- a CDS encoding DUF4837 family protein, whose protein sequence is MKKILSILTLTILLASCVGNDKMILRESIGKINKVMVVAKISDWTGDVGAEIRNSFGELQVGLPQPEPILSVSQVAPNGFSSMMKASRNILIINEGDTENFTVKKNVYAKPQTIVYIQAKDDASIIKILQDRKMEIRRIYLDADIDFTQSIFRKSKLDDSQFLTLKNLGLSLTIPDKFNKVDDTGEFLWLRNHLTSGIAKSGSNNILVYAVPLVDKTSVADSIVAIRNKIGKKYIPGSKEGMYMITEKAYTPFTFDATIDGKKAYETRGKWEVKDDFMAGPFLNYTIIDEKNNRLVVFEGFTYAPSVGKRAFLFELEAIAKSMKIQ, encoded by the coding sequence ATGAAAAAAATACTTTCAATATTAACCTTAACGATTTTGTTAGCCTCTTGTGTAGGGAATGATAAAATGATTTTAAGAGAATCTATAGGTAAGATTAACAAAGTAATGGTCGTTGCAAAAATTAGCGATTGGACAGGAGATGTTGGGGCAGAAATAAGAAACTCTTTTGGTGAATTACAAGTTGGGTTGCCACAACCAGAACCAATTTTATCAGTATCTCAAGTAGCGCCAAATGGTTTTAGTTCTATGATGAAAGCCAGCAGAAACATTTTAATAATTAACGAAGGTGATACTGAAAACTTTACGGTTAAAAAGAATGTGTATGCAAAACCACAAACCATTGTCTACATTCAAGCAAAAGATGATGCTAGTATCATAAAAATTCTTCAGGATCGTAAAATGGAAATAAGAAGAATATATTTAGATGCAGATATCGATTTTACACAAAGTATTTTTAGAAAAAGTAAATTAGATGATTCTCAGTTTTTAACATTGAAAAATCTAGGGCTTTCTTTAACAATACCAGATAAATTTAATAAAGTAGATGATACAGGAGAATTTTTATGGTTACGTAATCATTTAACAAGCGGAATTGCAAAATCTGGTAGTAATAATATTTTAGTGTATGCTGTTCCTTTGGTTGATAAAACTTCGGTTGCTGATAGTATTGTTGCTATTAGAAACAAAATTGGTAAAAAATACATTCCTGGTTCTAAAGAAGGGATGTATATGATAACAGAAAAAGCGTATACACCTTTTACTTTTGATGCTACTATTGATGGTAAAAAAGCCTACGAAACTCGTGGTAAATGGGAAGTAAAAGACGATTTTATGGCAGGTCCATTTTTAAACTACACCATTATTGATGAAAAAAATAATAGATTGGTAGTTTTTGAAGGATTTACATATGCGCCATCTGTTGGCAAAAGAGCTTTCTTATTTGAGTTAGAAGCGATTGCAAAATCTATGAAAATTCAATAA
- a CDS encoding lytic transglycosylase domain-containing protein → MKKFFLFLLITNAIFSQQETDSISIIKIDTLIVAKDSIKTPVVKEFFTDNDLKLIDSLLVDEKFSSPLIDTLEYVIDDKDIKGNYNPVLTTDLMKIRLASLNEKTPFNLAFNPALEKVINGYLRYRKKYYPALMAKAKYYFPMFEQYLDQYDIPLEMKYLAIVESALRPKIRSRVGASGIWQFMYGTGKQFDLKVSSYVDERYDPVKSTIAACKYLSQLYRIFGDWDLALAAYNSGPGNVTKAIKRSGGFKNYWNIRPYLPTETAGYVPAFYATMYIFEYANEHNIYSELPQFFNFQTDTIQVKRTISFDQISETINVDEKVLSFLNPAYKLDIIPHIKDRNYAVRLPSNKIIDFLDKEQELYALADLDDAKREKPLPKYFEMDKRIRYKVQSGDYLGKIANKFGVRVSNIKQWNGLKTSNLKIGQRLYIYPKRIR, encoded by the coding sequence ATGAAGAAATTTTTCTTATTCCTTTTAATTACAAACGCTATTTTTTCTCAACAAGAAACAGATAGTATATCCATTATAAAAATAGATACTTTAATTGTAGCAAAAGACTCAATAAAAACACCAGTTGTAAAAGAGTTTTTTACAGATAACGATTTAAAACTTATAGATAGTCTTTTGGTTGATGAAAAATTCAGCTCGCCTTTAATAGATACTTTAGAGTATGTGATTGATGATAAAGATATAAAAGGCAATTATAATCCGGTTTTAACTACAGATTTAATGAAAATTCGTTTGGCTAGTTTAAACGAAAAAACACCATTTAATTTGGCATTTAATCCTGCTTTAGAAAAGGTAATTAATGGTTATTTACGTTATCGAAAAAAATATTACCCTGCTTTAATGGCAAAGGCAAAGTATTATTTTCCGATGTTTGAACAGTATTTAGATCAATATGATATTCCTTTAGAAATGAAATATTTAGCTATTGTAGAATCTGCTTTAAGACCAAAAATAAGGTCTAGAGTTGGGGCTTCTGGTATATGGCAATTTATGTACGGTACAGGAAAACAGTTCGATTTAAAAGTAAGTTCTTATGTAGATGAAAGATACGATCCTGTAAAATCAACCATTGCAGCTTGTAAATATTTAAGTCAGTTGTACAGAATTTTTGGTGATTGGGATTTGGCATTGGCTGCATACAACTCAGGGCCAGGTAATGTAACTAAAGCCATAAAACGTTCTGGTGGTTTTAAAAATTATTGGAATATAAGGCCTTATTTACCAACAGAAACAGCAGGTTATGTACCCGCTTTTTATGCAACTATGTATATTTTTGAATATGCAAATGAGCATAATATTTATTCAGAATTACCTCAATTTTTTAATTTTCAGACAGATACTATTCAGGTAAAAAGAACCATTTCTTTTGATCAAATTTCAGAAACTATTAATGTTGATGAAAAGGTTTTATCATTTTTAAATCCCGCTTATAAATTAGATATTATTCCACATATTAAAGATCGTAATTATGCTGTTAGGCTTCCATCAAATAAAATTATAGATTTTTTAGATAAAGAACAAGAATTGTATGCTTTAGCAGATTTAGATGATGCTAAAAGAGAAAAACCTTTACCTAAGTATTTTGAAATGGATAAACGAATTCGTTACAAAGTACAAAGTGGAGATTATTTAGGGAAAATTGCTAATAAATTCGGAGTAAGAGTTAGTAATATTAAACAATGGAATGGTTTAAAAACCAGTAATTTAAAAATTGGTCAAAGACTTTATATTTATCCGAAGAGAATTCGATAA
- a CDS encoding exodeoxyribonuclease III — MKIISYNVNGIRAALKKGFLDWLQAASPDVICIQETKAHKEQLDLSLFEDAGYPYHYWFSAQKKGYSSVAVLCKEKPNHIEYGTGIETMDFEGRNLRVDFDEVSIMSLYLPSGTNSARLDYKFIYMDEFQEYINNLKQEIPNLVICGDYNICHEEIDIHNPKMKGVSGFLPEERTWIGKFINSGFIDSFRFLNQDVQQYSWWSYRANSRANNKGWRLDYAMVSEPLKENISRAYILSEAKHSDHCPIALELDL; from the coding sequence ATGAAAATAATATCATACAACGTAAACGGAATTAGAGCAGCATTAAAAAAAGGATTTTTAGATTGGTTGCAAGCAGCGAGTCCAGATGTAATTTGCATACAAGAAACCAAAGCACACAAAGAACAGTTAGATTTATCTTTGTTCGAAGATGCAGGTTATCCTTATCATTATTGGTTTTCAGCACAAAAAAAAGGATACTCTTCTGTAGCAGTTTTGTGTAAGGAAAAACCAAACCATATAGAATATGGTACAGGAATCGAAACTATGGATTTTGAAGGTAGAAACCTTAGAGTAGATTTTGATGAGGTTTCTATAATGAGCTTATATTTGCCTTCTGGCACAAATTCTGCAAGGTTAGATTATAAGTTTATTTATATGGATGAATTTCAGGAATACATCAACAATTTAAAACAAGAAATTCCGAATTTGGTAATTTGTGGAGATTATAATATTTGTCACGAAGAAATAGACATTCATAACCCAAAAATGAAAGGCGTTTCTGGTTTTTTACCAGAAGAAAGAACTTGGATTGGAAAATTTATTAATAGCGGATTTATAGATAGTTTCCGATTTTTAAATCAAGATGTGCAACAATATTCTTGGTGGAGCTACAGAGCAAATTCTAGAGCAAATAATAAAGGATGGCGTTTAGATTATGCAATGGTTTCAGAACCTTTAAAAGAGAATATTTCTAGAGCTTATATTTTATCCGAAGCAAAACACTCAGATCATTGCCCTATAGCTTTAGAATTAGATTTATAA
- a CDS encoding AMP-binding protein yields MIWKPTKENINSSNISKLMLKHQFTSYKELWSWSVENKEDFWQETVKFLNIIQEKKYNQILNVDDGVTQAKWLFGAELNIVDSCFQNDDNATAVVFQKPNESVQKITQKELELLVNKIANSFADIDVYKDDTIAIDLPMTLECVAIYLAAIKAGIKVATIVDSFTVNEIKVRLDLTKPKVVFTQDYLVRAGKSFPLYEKVVEAEAQKVVVLNTVKNKDFSIRDNDLFWDDFLSDNSNFISVKQSPQDCITILFSSGTTSEPKAIPWNHTTAIKAASDGFYHQNIQKNDVVCWPTNLGWMMGPWLIFATLINKAAIGLYYDAPLSADFGAFVQNAKVTMLGVIPSIVKHWKNSACMETLDWNAIKNYSSTGEVSNPTEMEYLMQLANNKPVIEYCGGTEIGGGYITSTVVQDNIPSTFSAKALGTDFALLGDDHQETKKGEVFLIPPIMGLSTELLNKDHQKIYYDDTPEYHQVLRRHGDELHQLENGYFKILGRVDDAMNLGGIKVSATQIEEAINQLEFVLESAAIAVAPKDGGPAKLVVFYVENNNIKVDEDFLKSAQKIVKTQLNPLFKVSDLVKIDVLPRTASNKVMRRTLRDSY; encoded by the coding sequence ATGATTTGGAAGCCAACTAAAGAAAATATAAATTCGTCTAATATTAGTAAATTGATGTTAAAGCATCAATTTACTAGTTATAAGGAGTTATGGAGTTGGTCTGTAGAAAATAAGGAAGATTTTTGGCAAGAAACAGTCAAGTTTTTAAACATCATTCAAGAAAAAAAATACAATCAAATTTTAAATGTTGATGATGGTGTAACTCAAGCAAAATGGTTGTTTGGTGCTGAATTAAATATTGTAGATTCTTGTTTTCAGAATGATGATAATGCAACTGCAGTCGTTTTTCAAAAACCAAACGAATCTGTTCAAAAAATCACGCAAAAAGAATTAGAATTATTGGTTAATAAAATCGCCAATAGTTTTGCTGATATTGATGTATATAAAGATGATACTATTGCCATAGATTTACCAATGACGCTAGAATGTGTTGCAATTTATTTGGCAGCAATAAAAGCAGGAATTAAAGTAGCAACAATTGTTGATAGCTTCACTGTAAATGAAATTAAAGTAAGGCTAGATTTAACAAAACCTAAAGTTGTTTTTACGCAAGATTATTTAGTTAGAGCAGGTAAAAGTTTTCCACTTTATGAGAAAGTTGTAGAGGCAGAAGCTCAGAAAGTTGTAGTATTAAATACAGTAAAAAATAAAGATTTTTCAATAAGAGATAATGATCTTTTTTGGGATGATTTCTTGTCTGATAATTCCAATTTTATCAGTGTAAAACAATCACCTCAAGATTGTATCACTATTCTTTTTTCTTCAGGAACAACAAGTGAACCCAAAGCAATTCCTTGGAATCATACAACAGCAATAAAAGCAGCTTCTGATGGCTTTTATCATCAAAATATACAGAAAAACGATGTAGTTTGTTGGCCCACAAATTTAGGTTGGATGATGGGGCCTTGGTTAATTTTTGCAACCTTAATTAATAAAGCAGCTATTGGTTTGTATTATGATGCGCCTTTAAGTGCAGATTTTGGAGCCTTTGTACAAAATGCAAAAGTTACAATGTTGGGTGTAATACCAAGTATTGTAAAACATTGGAAAAATTCTGCTTGTATGGAAACTTTAGATTGGAATGCAATTAAAAACTACAGTTCTACAGGAGAAGTTTCTAACCCTACAGAAATGGAATATTTAATGCAACTTGCCAATAATAAACCTGTTATTGAGTATTGTGGAGGTACAGAAATTGGTGGTGGTTATATTACAAGTACAGTAGTACAAGATAATATACCAAGTACTTTTTCTGCAAAAGCATTAGGTACAGATTTTGCTTTGTTAGGTGATGATCATCAAGAAACTAAAAAAGGAGAAGTGTTTTTAATTCCGCCAATTATGGGGCTTTCTACTGAGTTGTTAAACAAAGATCATCAGAAAATATATTATGATGATACTCCAGAATATCATCAAGTTTTAAGAAGACATGGAGATGAATTGCATCAATTAGAAAATGGCTATTTTAAAATTTTAGGTAGAGTAGATGATGCTATGAATTTAGGCGGAATTAAAGTCAGCGCAACTCAAATAGAAGAAGCTATTAATCAGTTAGAATTTGTTTTAGAATCTGCAGCAATTGCTGTAGCTCCAAAAGATGGTGGACCAGCAAAACTAGTAGTTTTTTATGTTGAAAATAATAATATTAAGGTTGATGAAGATTTTTTAAAATCAGCTCAAAAAATTGTAAAAACACAATTAAATCCTTTATTTAAAGTTTCAGATTTAGTAAAGATTGATGTGTTACCAAGAACTGCATCAAACAAAGTAATGAGAAGAACATTAAGAGACAGTTATTAG
- a CDS encoding transglycosylase domain-containing protein, with amino-acid sequence MAKTQKTSFRKYLLWFWGILFSILLIFILLFYTAASGGLGALPTFEELENPQTNLATEVISADGVTIGKYAKENRTPVKFKELPQNLVDALVATEDERFYEHSGIDFRGTARAVLKPGSGGASTISQQLAKMLFTVKPSRNIFKRIGQKMKEWVVATKLESQYTKDEIIAMYLNKYDFLNQAVGIRSAARIYFGKEPKELEIQESAMLVGMLKNSSYFNPLRREAKVRQRRNVVLLQMTRNGIITEREKLDLQQLPLNINYTPESHDEGYATYFRTHLQKVMRTWVKENPKPNGEQYDIFSDGLKIYVTIDSRMQKYAEEAVTEHMANLQSYFFKEQKRNKTAPFYDLEKDQIQGILNRAKKNSERYKRLKIAGKSSKEIDAIFNKKTKMKVFSWKGNLDTIMSPLDSIRYYKTFLRSGLLSIAPQTGHIKAWVGGINNKHFKYDAVAQQKRQVGSTFKPFVYATAINQLRKSPCDLLPNTPYTIPAGKYGIPEEWTPKNSNDKYGGMLSLKDALATSTNVVTANLIDQVAPINVVRLANSAGIETKIDANPSIALGAVDLSLYEMVSAYSTFANKGLRVKPMIITRIEDKNGTVLKDFVPKTEEVLSEESAYVILNLLQGVTDSGSGIRLRSNWTSGGKAVTGFPYGFDNEIAGKTGTTQNQSDGWFMGIVPNLATGVWTGGEDRATHFAGINKGQGATMSLPTWALFMKKCYADKTLNISKEDFEKPENLSINIDCDEPVKEEGKENAKTPVEEDTDF; translated from the coding sequence ATGGCAAAGACACAAAAAACAAGTTTTAGAAAATACCTACTTTGGTTTTGGGGTATTCTTTTTTCGATTTTATTAATTTTTATATTGTTGTTTTATACAGCAGCTTCAGGTGGTTTAGGGGCTTTACCTACTTTCGAAGAATTAGAAAATCCGCAAACTAATTTAGCAACAGAAGTAATTTCTGCAGATGGTGTAACTATTGGTAAATACGCTAAAGAAAATAGAACTCCTGTTAAGTTTAAAGAATTACCACAAAATTTAGTAGATGCTTTAGTTGCTACTGAAGATGAACGTTTTTATGAGCATTCTGGAATCGATTTTAGAGGTACAGCAAGAGCGGTGTTAAAACCAGGTAGTGGTGGAGCAAGTACTATTTCTCAGCAATTGGCAAAAATGTTGTTTACAGTAAAGCCATCAAGGAATATTTTTAAAAGAATAGGTCAAAAAATGAAAGAGTGGGTAGTAGCCACTAAATTAGAAAGTCAATATACCAAAGACGAAATTATTGCCATGTATTTAAATAAATATGATTTTTTAAATCAGGCAGTTGGTATACGTTCTGCAGCAAGAATTTATTTTGGTAAAGAGCCCAAAGAATTAGAAATTCAAGAATCTGCGATGTTGGTAGGTATGCTAAAAAACTCATCTTATTTTAATCCTTTAAGAAGAGAAGCAAAAGTAAGACAAAGAAGAAATGTTGTTTTGCTTCAAATGACTAGAAACGGAATAATTACAGAAAGAGAAAAGTTAGATTTACAACAATTACCCTTAAATATAAACTATACTCCAGAAAGTCATGACGAAGGTTATGCAACTTATTTTAGAACGCATTTACAAAAAGTAATGAGAACTTGGGTTAAAGAAAACCCCAAACCAAATGGAGAGCAATATGATATTTTTAGTGATGGATTAAAAATATACGTAACTATAGATTCTAGAATGCAAAAATATGCAGAAGAGGCAGTTACAGAGCATATGGCAAATTTGCAATCTTACTTTTTTAAAGAACAAAAAAGAAATAAAACTGCACCTTTTTACGATTTAGAAAAAGATCAAATTCAAGGTATTTTAAATAGAGCAAAAAAGAATTCAGAAAGATATAAGCGTTTAAAAATTGCAGGAAAATCATCCAAAGAAATTGATGCAATTTTCAATAAGAAAACCAAAATGAAAGTTTTTTCTTGGAAAGGAAATTTAGATACAATTATGTCTCCTTTAGATTCTATTAGATATTATAAAACCTTTTTACGTTCAGGCTTATTATCCATAGCACCACAAACAGGTCATATAAAAGCTTGGGTTGGTGGTATTAATAATAAACATTTTAAATATGATGCTGTTGCACAACAAAAAAGACAAGTAGGTTCTACGTTTAAACCTTTTGTATATGCAACTGCAATTAATCAATTAAGAAAATCTCCATGCGATTTGTTACCAAATACGCCATATACAATTCCTGCTGGTAAATACGGAATTCCAGAAGAATGGACCCCTAAAAATTCGAACGATAAATATGGGGGAATGCTAAGTTTAAAAGATGCTTTAGCAACGTCTACTAATGTTGTTACTGCAAATTTAATAGATCAAGTTGCGCCAATAAACGTAGTAAGATTGGCAAATTCTGCTGGTATTGAAACTAAGATTGATGCAAATCCGTCTATTGCTTTAGGTGCTGTAGATTTATCTTTATATGAAATGGTAAGTGCTTACAGTACGTTTGCAAACAAAGGCTTGCGTGTAAAACCAATGATTATTACCAGAATCGAAGATAAAAACGGAACTGTTTTAAAAGATTTTGTGCCAAAAACAGAAGAGGTTTTAAGCGAAGAATCTGCGTATGTAATCTTAAATTTATTACAAGGAGTTACAGATTCTGGATCAGGAATTCGTTTGCGTTCTAATTGGACGTCTGGAGGTAAAGCTGTAACTGGTTTTCCTTACGGATTTGATAATGAAATTGCAGGTAAAACTGGAACAACTCAAAATCAATCTGATGGTTGGTTTATGGGAATTGTACCCAATTTAGCAACCGGAGTTTGGACAGGTGGTGAAGATAGAGCAACGCATTTTGCTGGGATAAATAAAGGGCAAGGAGCAACTATGTCTTTACCTACTTGGGCTTTGTTTATGAAAAAATGTTACGCAGATAAAACATTAAACATCAGTAAAGAAGATTTTGAAAAACCAGAAAATTTATCTATTAATATTGATTGTGATGAGCCTGTAAAAGAAGAAGGAAAAGAGAATGCTAAAACACCTGTAGAAGAAGATACCGATTTTTAA
- a CDS encoding gliding motility lipoprotein GldH produces METILKKNKLFVFLITLLFLFSCSDKIEFTKYKSLSNASWEANKNISFEFEISDTISPKNLFINLRNNKDYPYSNLYVITELNFPNGDKIIDTLQYEMADNSGQFLGKGFTDIKENKLFYKEEKVFPVSGKYVFNIRHAMRKNGEVNTIPFLQGVQDVGFSIEKTE; encoded by the coding sequence ATGGAAACAATTCTCAAGAAAAATAAACTTTTTGTTTTTTTAATTACGCTTCTTTTCTTGTTTTCTTGTAGTGATAAAATTGAGTTCACTAAATACAAATCGTTGTCTAATGCTTCTTGGGAAGCCAATAAAAATATTTCTTTTGAATTTGAAATAAGTGATACCATTTCACCTAAAAATTTATTCATAAATCTTAGAAATAATAAAGATTATCCTTATAGCAATTTGTATGTAATTACAGAGCTTAATTTCCCCAATGGGGATAAAATAATAGACACCTTACAATATGAAATGGCAGATAATTCTGGTCAGTTTTTAGGAAAAGGTTTTACAGATATTAAAGAAAATAAATTATTTTATAAAGAAGAAAAAGTATTTCCTGTATCAGGAAAATATGTTTTTAACATACGTCACGCAATGCGTAAAAACGGAGAAGTAAATACAATTCCTTTTTTGCAAGGTGTACAAGATGTAGGTTTTAGCATAGAAAAAACAGAATAA
- a CDS encoding PSP1 domain-containing protein → MACGSCGTTENGVPRGCKSNGNCGTGTCGSGSEKLAVFDWLSNMTLPSGQERFNIFEVRFKNGRKHFFKNVDNIPLTMGDIIAVEGSPGHDIGTISLAGELVKVQMKKRKITADHEDVKKIYRKATQKDIDIWQKARDREEETQRKGRLILGKLGLQMKLSDVEFQGDGNKATFYYTADARVDFRQLIRDLASAFSIRVEMKQVGARQEAARLGGVGSCGRELCCSTWLTDFRKVTTSAARYQQLSLNPLKLAGQCGKLKCCLNFELDTYLDALKSFPKQDVVLRTEKGDAVFVKMDIFKKHLWYTYKEERFKWFRLTLDQVQEIIDLNKNNEKSISLEDYESDVEIPEKVDFEDAVGQDSLTRFDAPKVSKRRRNNRNNRRKKPAAVAANQPKENTQKRPQKQQQNRRPKQNPNQKPKVANKPNQPKAEGVKPNKPRRNNRNRNKNRPKNGNNSQEK, encoded by the coding sequence ATGGCATGTGGAAGTTGTGGTACAACAGAAAATGGTGTACCTAGAGGTTGTAAAAGTAATGGAAATTGTGGCACAGGAACCTGTGGTAGTGGTAGCGAAAAACTAGCTGTTTTTGATTGGCTATCGAATATGACTTTACCAAGTGGTCAAGAGCGTTTCAATATTTTTGAAGTCCGTTTTAAAAACGGAAGAAAACATTTTTTTAAAAATGTAGATAATATACCCTTAACAATGGGAGATATTATTGCAGTAGAAGGTTCTCCTGGCCATGATATAGGTACTATTTCTTTGGCAGGTGAATTGGTAAAAGTGCAAATGAAAAAGCGCAAAATTACTGCAGATCATGAAGATGTAAAGAAAATATACAGAAAAGCTACTCAAAAAGACATAGATATTTGGCAAAAAGCCAGAGATAGAGAAGAAGAGACCCAAAGAAAAGGTAGGTTAATTTTAGGTAAACTTGGTTTGCAAATGAAACTTTCTGATGTAGAGTTTCAAGGCGATGGAAACAAAGCAACATTCTATTACACAGCAGATGCCAGAGTAGATTTTAGACAGCTAATTAGAGATCTAGCAAGCGCATTTTCTATTCGTGTAGAAATGAAACAAGTTGGTGCAAGGCAAGAAGCAGCAAGATTAGGTGGTGTAGGTTCTTGTGGTAGAGAATTATGTTGCTCTACTTGGTTAACAGATTTTAGAAAAGTAACAACATCTGCAGCACGTTATCAGCAATTGTCTTTAAATCCGTTAAAATTAGCGGGGCAATGTGGTAAATTAAAATGCTGTTTAAATTTTGAATTAGATACTTATTTAGATGCTTTAAAGTCTTTTCCAAAACAAGATGTTGTTTTAAGAACAGAAAAAGGCGATGCTGTTTTTGTAAAGATGGATATTTTTAAGAAACACCTATGGTATACTTACAAAGAAGAACGTTTTAAATGGTTTCGATTAACTTTAGATCAGGTTCAAGAAATCATCGATTTAAATAAAAATAACGAGAAATCTATTTCGTTAGAAGATTACGAATCTGATGTAGAAATTCCTGAAAAGGTAGATTTTGAAGACGCTGTTGGGCAAGATAGTTTAACACGTTTCGATGCTCCAAAAGTTAGTAAACGAAGAAGAAATAACAGAAATAATAGAAGAAAAAAACCTGCTGCTGTTGCTGCAAATCAGCCGAAAGAAAATACACAGAAAAGACCGCAAAAACAGCAACAAAATAGACGACCAAAGCAGAATCCTAATCAAAAGCCAAAGGTTGCTAATAAACCAAATCAACCAAAAGCAGAAGGAGTTAAGCCTAACAAGCCAAGAAGAAATAATAGAAACAGAAATAAGAATAGACCAAAAAATGGAAACAATTCTCAAGAAAAATAA
- a CDS encoding ferredoxin produces MVVITLQRNKCIGCNYCVEVAPNQFQMSKKDGKSVLLHSTEKKGFYTIKSFDESIFDSTMEAKKACPVKIIQVKQV; encoded by the coding sequence ATGGTTGTAATTACTTTGCAAAGAAACAAATGTATTGGTTGCAATTACTGTGTAGAGGTGGCTCCAAATCAGTTTCAAATGTCTAAAAAAGATGGTAAATCTGTGTTGTTGCATTCCACAGAAAAGAAAGGTTTTTATACTATAAAATCTTTTGATGAATCTATTTTTGATAGTACTATGGAAGCCAAAAAAGCATGTCCTGTTAAGATAATTCAGGTAAAACAGGTCTAA
- a CDS encoding peptidase U32 family protein, whose product MQKIELMAPAGNFDSLQAALDNGCDSIYFGVEQLNMRARASINFTLDDLEEIQKRCSEKNVRTYLTLNTIIYDHDLSIVKTLIKRAKEANITAVIAMDQAVISMAREQQMEVHISTQINITNIETVKFYALFADTIVLSRELSLRQVKKITEAIEKEQIKGPSGRLIEVEIFGHGALCMAVSGKCYMSLHSANSSANRGACKQNCRKKYTVIDQETGFEMELDNEYIMSPKDLCTIDFLDQVADAGIKVLKIEGRGRAPEYVAKVIKCYRDAIDSLAAGTYEKEKVISWMQDLEKVYNRGFWNGYYLGQKLGEWSKDPGSNATQKKVYLGKGEHYFDKAKIGQFKIDAYDVNIGDTILITGPTTGAQEMELKQMFVNDKPSEKATKGDEVTMKLDFRIRRSDKLYKIVKTEFAKN is encoded by the coding sequence ATGCAAAAAATCGAATTAATGGCGCCAGCAGGTAACTTTGACAGTTTACAAGCTGCGCTAGATAACGGTTGTGATTCTATTTATTTTGGAGTAGAGCAACTAAATATGCGTGCAAGAGCATCTATCAATTTTACTTTAGATGATTTAGAAGAAATTCAAAAAAGATGTTCAGAGAAAAATGTTCGTACTTATTTAACTTTAAATACAATTATTTATGATCATGATTTATCAATCGTAAAAACATTGATAAAACGTGCCAAAGAAGCAAATATTACTGCAGTAATTGCTATGGATCAAGCTGTAATTTCTATGGCTAGAGAACAGCAAATGGAGGTACATATATCAACTCAAATTAATATTACAAATATTGAAACTGTTAAGTTTTATGCACTATTTGCAGATACTATTGTGTTGAGTAGAGAGTTGAGTTTGCGTCAAGTAAAAAAGATTACAGAAGCTATAGAAAAAGAGCAAATAAAAGGGCCGTCAGGAAGATTAATAGAAGTAGAAATCTTTGGTCATGGAGCTTTGTGCATGGCAGTTTCTGGTAAATGTTATATGAGTTTACACTCTGCAAATTCATCAGCAAATAGAGGTGCTTGCAAACAAAATTGTAGAAAAAAATATACAGTTATCGATCAAGAAACTGGTTTTGAAATGGAGTTGGATAATGAGTATATTATGTCTCCAAAAGATTTGTGTACAATTGATTTTTTAGATCAAGTTGCAGATGCAGGAATCAAAGTTTTAAAGATTGAAGGTAGAGGTAGAGCACCAGAATATGTGGCAAAAGTGATTAAATGTTACAGAGATGCTATTGATAGTTTAGCAGCAGGAACTTACGAAAAGGAAAAGGTAATTTCTTGGATGCAAGATTTAGAAAAAGTGTACAATCGTGGTTTTTGGAATGGCTATTATTTAGGACAAAAATTAGGAGAATGGAGTAAAGATCCTGGTTCTAACGCAACACAAAAGAAAGTGTATTTAGGTAAAGGAGAACATTATTTTGATAAAGCTAAGATAGGGCAATTTAAAATTGATGCTTACGATGTAAATATTGGTGATACCATTTTAATTACTGGGCCAACAACAGGTGCACAAGAAATGGAATTAAAGCAAATGTTTGTAAATGATAAACCATCAGAAAAAGCAACAAAAGGAGATGAAGTTACCATGAAATTAGATTTTAGGATTAGAAGATCTGATAAGTTGTACAAAATTGTAAAAACAGAATTTGCAAAAAACTAA